In one Mangrovibacterium diazotrophicum genomic region, the following are encoded:
- a CDS encoding MFS transporter produces the protein MSINQVTEKMSKYRWTIVAMLFMATTVNYLDRQVLSLTWKDFIAPEFHWTDTDYGIITAWFSAFYAVSLLFAGRFVDWLDTKKGYMWAIAIWSIGAVLHAFCGIATSGILTGHWFVGFEQARHHIAQVQDVARVLNVSVVLFIFARLVLAIGEAGNFPAAIKTTAEYFPKKDRAYATSIFNAGATVGALAAPVTIPLLAKHFGWEAAFILIGALGFLWMGWWQFGYMKPDKNPKVNKAELDYIGQDHDENAAKSDEEMAARGKKMSMAKLFKYKQTWAFAFGKFMTDGVWWFYLFWTPAYLSSVYGMESSDPAAQLALFVLYAITLLSIIGGWLPTYFVDSKGMHPYAGRMKAMLIFAFFPLLAVFAQPLGHLTYWFPVIIIGIAGAAHQAWSANIFTTVSDMFPKAAVATVTGIGGLAGGAGSVVINLSSGILFDHARLTNMNFLGYKGIEAGYFIIFGVCAVAYLIGWVVMKSLVPKYKPITDLV, from the coding sequence ATGTCTATTAATCAAGTTACAGAGAAAATGTCCAAGTACCGATGGACGATTGTGGCGATGTTGTTTATGGCAACAACCGTAAACTACCTCGACCGTCAGGTGCTTTCACTAACCTGGAAAGATTTTATCGCTCCGGAATTCCACTGGACTGACACCGATTATGGTATAATCACCGCATGGTTCTCCGCTTTTTATGCCGTAAGCCTTCTATTTGCCGGTCGTTTTGTCGACTGGTTGGATACGAAAAAAGGATATATGTGGGCCATTGCAATTTGGTCAATTGGTGCTGTACTGCATGCTTTTTGCGGTATTGCAACTTCTGGTATTCTTACCGGGCATTGGTTCGTTGGCTTTGAACAAGCCAGACACCATATCGCTCAGGTGCAAGATGTTGCTCGCGTACTGAATGTGAGCGTTGTATTGTTCATTTTTGCGCGTCTGGTATTGGCGATCGGTGAGGCCGGTAACTTCCCTGCAGCTATTAAAACCACTGCTGAATATTTCCCGAAAAAAGACCGTGCTTATGCAACCTCGATCTTCAACGCAGGAGCGACGGTCGGTGCGTTGGCAGCTCCGGTTACGATTCCGTTGCTAGCGAAACACTTTGGATGGGAAGCCGCTTTTATCCTGATTGGCGCTCTTGGGTTCCTGTGGATGGGCTGGTGGCAGTTTGGTTATATGAAGCCGGACAAAAACCCTAAAGTGAATAAAGCTGAGTTGGATTACATTGGACAGGATCACGATGAGAACGCAGCAAAAAGTGATGAGGAAATGGCAGCCAGAGGAAAGAAAATGAGCATGGCTAAATTGTTTAAATATAAACAAACATGGGCGTTCGCTTTTGGTAAATTTATGACCGATGGTGTTTGGTGGTTCTACCTGTTCTGGACTCCGGCTTATTTGAGCTCGGTTTACGGAATGGAATCATCAGATCCGGCAGCTCAGTTAGCTCTGTTCGTGTTGTACGCTATCACGCTTCTTTCAATTATTGGTGGTTGGTTACCAACTTACTTTGTTGACAGTAAAGGAATGCACCCCTATGCAGGTCGTATGAAAGCGATGTTGATTTTTGCTTTCTTCCCGCTGTTGGCCGTGTTTGCACAACCGCTCGGACACTTGACCTATTGGTTCCCGGTAATCATTATCGGTATCGCTGGTGCTGCTCACCAGGCATGGTCAGCAAACATCTTCACTACTGTAAGTGATATGTTCCCGAAAGCAGCTGTTGCAACCGTTACCGGTATTGGTGGATTGGCCGGTGGTGCAGGATCAGTTGTTATCAACCTGAGTTCTGGTATCCTCTTCGACCATGCCCGTTTGACAAATATGAATTTCCTGGGATACAAAGGTATCGAAGCCGGGTATTTCATCATCTTCGGAGTATGTGCGGTGGCTTACCTGATTGGTTGGGTTGTTATGAAGAGCCTGGTGCCGAAATACAAACCAATTACCGATTTGGTGTAA
- a CDS encoding AMP-dependent synthetase/ligase: MKTIVELFETSVAKYPNNVYLWEKKGSEFAGLTYKETHLKVLQFAAGLIDLGVKKGDRIGLISEGRNQWIISELGILYAGAINVPLSVKLDAKTEIKFRLQHSGCRFVVVSAGQAPKIEEIRKELPQLEGVIHLDEKEEPLPNDIYFCDLMQQGKTLLHNNRQQVEQSYKAIEPNDLANISYTSGTTADPKGIMLSHLNYAANVIQSSTLMDITPDWKTLAFLPWDHAFAHTACLYCFMYFGASVASLEVGSTPMETLKNIPKNIKEIKPRVLMSVPAIAKNFRKGIESNIRQKGPKAEKLFNHALKIAYKYNGNGFNRGKGTRFIYKPLVALYDKILFSKIREGFGGELKLFIGGGALLDIELQRFFFAIGIPMCQGYGLSEAAPVISSNALHAIKMGSSGRLVKYMELKIVDADGKEMPTGEKGEIIVKGDNVMLGYWQNPTATADTLRDGWLHTGDMGYLDKDGFLYVLGRFKSLLIGHDGEKYSPEGIEEAIVEQSPLIEQCMLHNNQDPYTCGMIVPNIAAINRELSGKGIKAGTDEAVDEALRLIQAEVDKYKKGGEFANSFPERWLPATIAVLPEAFTEQNHLLNSTMKMVRGKINERFADELAFLYTAEAKNIVNEQNRQAMKQWFD, translated from the coding sequence ATGAAAACTATCGTAGAATTATTTGAAACCAGCGTCGCCAAATACCCTAACAACGTTTATTTGTGGGAAAAGAAAGGCAGCGAATTTGCTGGACTGACTTATAAAGAAACCCACCTAAAGGTATTGCAATTTGCAGCAGGCCTAATTGATTTGGGAGTAAAAAAAGGAGACCGAATTGGCTTGATTTCCGAAGGCCGCAACCAGTGGATCATCAGCGAGCTGGGTATTTTGTACGCCGGAGCGATCAATGTTCCGCTATCGGTAAAGCTGGATGCAAAAACCGAGATCAAATTCAGGCTGCAGCATTCAGGCTGTCGGTTCGTTGTGGTATCGGCGGGGCAAGCACCCAAGATTGAAGAAATCCGGAAAGAGCTGCCTCAACTCGAAGGAGTTATTCACCTGGATGAAAAAGAGGAACCGCTCCCCAACGACATTTATTTCTGCGACCTGATGCAGCAAGGCAAAACGTTATTGCACAATAACCGCCAGCAGGTTGAGCAATCGTATAAAGCGATTGAGCCAAACGACCTCGCCAATATTTCCTATACATCGGGAACGACAGCCGACCCGAAAGGGATCATGCTTTCGCACCTGAACTACGCGGCAAACGTGATTCAATCGAGCACCCTGATGGACATCACTCCCGACTGGAAAACGCTGGCATTTCTGCCCTGGGACCACGCTTTTGCACACACTGCCTGCCTTTATTGCTTTATGTATTTTGGGGCAAGTGTGGCATCGCTTGAGGTTGGTTCAACACCAATGGAAACGCTGAAAAACATTCCGAAGAATATTAAAGAAATTAAGCCGCGCGTGTTGATGAGCGTTCCGGCCATTGCCAAAAACTTCCGGAAAGGTATCGAGTCTAATATTCGGCAAAAAGGGCCGAAAGCGGAAAAGCTTTTCAACCATGCCTTGAAAATTGCCTACAAATACAACGGCAACGGGTTCAACCGCGGAAAAGGCACACGTTTCATTTACAAACCGCTGGTGGCTTTGTATGATAAAATCTTGTTCTCGAAAATCCGTGAAGGATTTGGTGGTGAGTTGAAGTTATTCATTGGTGGCGGCGCTTTGCTCGACATCGAGTTGCAACGTTTCTTCTTCGCGATCGGCATTCCGATGTGCCAGGGCTACGGACTGTCTGAAGCAGCCCCGGTGATATCATCCAACGCACTGCATGCCATTAAAATGGGTTCATCCGGACGATTGGTGAAATACATGGAGCTAAAAATCGTAGATGCCGATGGCAAGGAAATGCCAACCGGAGAGAAAGGCGAAATCATCGTTAAGGGTGACAATGTGATGCTTGGATACTGGCAAAACCCGACTGCTACAGCCGATACGCTGCGCGATGGCTGGCTGCACACCGGCGACATGGGCTACCTGGACAAAGATGGATTTTTGTATGTGCTGGGCCGCTTTAAAAGCTTGCTGATTGGTCATGATGGTGAAAAATACAGCCCTGAAGGCATCGAAGAAGCCATTGTTGAGCAATCGCCGTTGATTGAGCAGTGCATGCTTCACAATAACCAGGATCCTTACACCTGCGGAATGATCGTTCCGAACATTGCAGCAATCAACCGGGAATTAAGTGGTAAAGGAATTAAAGCGGGAACCGATGAGGCAGTCGACGAAGCTTTGCGACTGATCCAAGCAGAGGTGGATAAATATAAAAAGGGTGGTGAGTTTGCGAACTCGTTTCCAGAACGCTGGCTGCCGGCAACAATTGCTGTTTTGCCCGAGGCATTTACCGAACAAAATCATTTGTTGAACTCAACGATGAAAATGGTACGGGGAAAAATCAATGAGCGATTTGCCGATGAACTTGCTTTTCTTTACACTGCCGAGGCAAAAAATATTGTGAACGAGCAAAACCGGCAAGCGATGAAACAGTGGTTTGACTAA
- a CDS encoding sugar kinase, translated as MNKKVVTFGEIMLRLATPGYLRFAQTDTFTATYGGGEANVAVSLANYGIPVDFVTRLPKNDIGEACRMDVRKYGVGTDNIIWGGDRLGIYFLETGAVSRASKVVYDRAHSAIAEIKPGMVNWKEVFKDAKWFHWTGITPAISQSAADACLEAIQVANEMGVTVSCDLNYRKNLWKYGKACGEIMPALVAGTDIVLGNEEDAAMALDIHPDGVDVTGGHVEGAAYESVSKKIMAKFPRVKKVITTLRGSVNANHNSWAGVLFDGEKLYESPQYQITHIVDRVGGGDSFMGGLIYGLLTYTEDDQKALNFAVAASCLKHTIYGDYNRVTVAEVEKLMGGDASGRVSR; from the coding sequence ATGAATAAGAAAGTTGTTACATTTGGAGAAATCATGTTGCGTTTAGCAACTCCTGGTTATTTGCGTTTTGCACAAACCGACACGTTCACTGCAACTTATGGTGGTGGTGAAGCCAACGTAGCGGTATCTTTGGCCAACTATGGTATTCCTGTTGATTTTGTAACTCGTCTGCCTAAAAACGACATCGGCGAAGCTTGCCGCATGGACGTTCGCAAGTATGGCGTTGGTACAGACAACATCATCTGGGGTGGCGACCGTTTAGGTATCTACTTCCTCGAAACAGGTGCTGTTAGCCGTGCTTCAAAAGTGGTTTACGACCGTGCTCACTCAGCAATTGCTGAAATTAAGCCGGGTATGGTAAACTGGAAAGAAGTATTCAAAGATGCAAAATGGTTTCACTGGACAGGTATTACTCCTGCTATTTCGCAAAGTGCAGCTGACGCTTGTTTGGAAGCGATTCAGGTTGCTAACGAAATGGGAGTTACTGTTTCATGTGACTTGAACTACCGCAAAAACCTTTGGAAATATGGTAAAGCTTGTGGCGAAATTATGCCTGCTTTGGTTGCCGGAACTGACATTGTTTTAGGTAACGAAGAAGACGCTGCAATGGCTTTGGATATCCACCCTGATGGTGTTGATGTAACTGGTGGTCATGTTGAAGGTGCTGCTTACGAATCAGTATCTAAAAAGATCATGGCTAAATTCCCGCGTGTGAAAAAAGTAATCACAACGTTGCGTGGATCAGTTAACGCTAACCACAACAGCTGGGCTGGTGTTCTTTTTGATGGCGAAAAACTATATGAATCTCCACAATACCAAATTACACACATCGTTGACCGTGTAGGTGGTGGTGACTCTTTCATGGGTGGTTTGATCTACGGTTTGTTAACTTACACCGAAGACGATCAAAAAGCATTGAACTTTGCTGTAGCCGCTTCATGTCTGAAACATACAATCTACGGTGACTACAACCGTGTGACTGTGGCAGAAGTTGAAAAATTAATGGGTGGAGACGCTTCAGGGCGTGTATCCCGATAG
- the uxaC gene encoding glucuronate isomerase, whose product MKKFMDENFLLKTEVAQKLYHEHAAKMPIFDYHCHINPKDIAEDRRFNTVTEVWLYGDHYKWRAMRTNGVDERFCTGDATDWEKFEKWAETVPHTLRNPLYHWTHLELKKFFGIEKLLSPATAKEIYDECNRLLNTPEYSVRGLIRKANVNTICTTDDPVDTLEYHKQIKESGFEVAVLPAWRPDKAMMVADPAFFNDYMAQLEKAAGTDIKTFGDLIAALDKRHEFFHENGCRLSDHGLDTAFAEDYTAEEIEAIFVKIRGGAKLTAEEILKFQSCMLYEFGVMDHKRGWTQQFHIGAQRNNNTRLFKKLGPDTGFDSIGDVPVAAPLAKLLDRLDMENKLTKTILYNLNPRDNELYATMLGNFQDGSVPGKIQYGSGWWFLDQKDGMTKQMNALSNLGLLSRFVGMLTDSRSFLSYTRHEYFRRTLCDLLGTDVENGEIPYDMELLGNMVENICFNNAKEYFNF is encoded by the coding sequence ATGAAAAAGTTTATGGATGAGAATTTTCTGCTGAAAACAGAAGTTGCTCAGAAATTGTATCACGAACACGCGGCAAAAATGCCGATTTTTGACTATCACTGTCATATTAATCCAAAAGATATCGCAGAAGATCGTCGCTTCAACACGGTAACTGAAGTATGGTTGTATGGCGACCACTACAAGTGGAGAGCGATGCGTACAAACGGCGTTGACGAACGCTTTTGTACAGGCGACGCGACTGATTGGGAAAAATTTGAAAAATGGGCGGAAACTGTGCCTCACACATTGAGAAACCCATTGTACCACTGGACACACCTGGAATTGAAGAAATTCTTTGGTATCGAGAAACTGTTGAGCCCTGCAACTGCAAAAGAGATTTACGACGAATGTAACCGTTTGTTGAATACTCCGGAGTACAGCGTGCGTGGCTTGATCCGCAAAGCGAATGTGAACACCATTTGTACAACTGACGACCCGGTTGATACATTGGAATATCACAAGCAAATCAAAGAGTCAGGTTTCGAAGTGGCGGTTTTGCCGGCTTGGCGCCCTGATAAAGCGATGATGGTTGCTGATCCTGCTTTCTTCAACGACTACATGGCTCAGTTGGAAAAAGCTGCCGGAACGGACATCAAAACCTTCGGTGACCTGATCGCTGCTTTGGACAAACGTCACGAGTTCTTCCACGAAAACGGTTGTCGTCTGTCAGACCACGGTTTGGACACCGCTTTTGCAGAGGACTACACCGCTGAAGAAATTGAAGCAATCTTTGTGAAAATTCGTGGTGGTGCCAAGTTGACTGCTGAAGAAATCCTGAAATTCCAGTCGTGCATGTTGTACGAGTTTGGTGTAATGGATCACAAACGTGGCTGGACTCAACAGTTCCACATTGGTGCTCAGCGTAACAACAACACCCGTCTGTTCAAAAAATTAGGACCCGATACCGGTTTCGATTCAATTGGCGATGTGCCTGTTGCTGCGCCATTGGCAAAATTGCTGGATCGCCTGGATATGGAAAACAAGTTGACCAAAACAATTCTGTATAATCTGAACCCACGCGACAACGAATTGTACGCAACCATGTTGGGTAACTTCCAGGACGGATCAGTTCCTGGAAAAATCCAGTACGGATCGGGCTGGTGGTTCCTTGACCAAAAAGACGGTATGACAAAACAGATGAACGCGCTTTCAAACTTAGGATTGTTGAGCCGTTTCGTAGGTATGTTGACCGATTCTCGTAGTTTCTTGTCCTACACGCGTCACGAATATTTCCGTCGTACATTGTGTGACCTTTTGGGTACCGATGTTGAAAACGGAGAGATTCCGTACGACATGGAACTGCTTGGAAATATGGTAGAAAATATATGTTTCAACAACGCGAAGGAATACTTTAATTTTTAG
- a CDS encoding bifunctional 4-hydroxy-2-oxoglutarate aldolase/2-dehydro-3-deoxy-phosphogluconate aldolase: MARFSRIEVAIKMKETGVVPVFYHKDIEVCKSVVKACYDGGIRVFEFTNRGDFAHEVFTALVKWTAVECPEMMMGVGSIIDGPTTALYIQLGADFIVAPIVDEEMARICNKRKVAWSPGCGSVTEVVRAHELGCEVVKVFPGSSVGGPDFVKAVKGPMPYACIMPTGGVSPDEANMSGWFKAGVHCVGMGSQLFPADVLAKKDWAFITNKCAEALAIAAKLR; encoded by the coding sequence ATGGCTCGTTTTTCCAGAATTGAAGTAGCAATTAAAATGAAAGAAACTGGCGTTGTTCCAGTGTTCTACCATAAAGATATTGAAGTTTGTAAATCAGTAGTAAAAGCCTGTTATGATGGCGGTATTCGTGTTTTCGAATTCACCAACCGTGGTGATTTTGCACACGAAGTATTTACTGCTTTAGTGAAATGGACTGCTGTTGAATGCCCGGAAATGATGATGGGTGTTGGTTCAATCATCGACGGACCAACAACTGCACTTTACATCCAGTTGGGTGCCGACTTCATCGTAGCACCAATCGTTGACGAAGAAATGGCTCGTATCTGTAACAAACGCAAAGTGGCTTGGAGCCCTGGTTGCGGTTCAGTTACCGAAGTTGTTCGTGCACACGAATTGGGTTGCGAAGTTGTGAAAGTATTCCCTGGTTCTTCTGTTGGCGGACCTGATTTCGTGAAAGCAGTAAAAGGACCGATGCCTTACGCATGCATTATGCCTACCGGTGGTGTTTCTCCGGACGAAGCAAACATGAGCGGATGGTTCAAAGCAGGTGTACATTGCGTTGGTATGGGATCTCAATTATTCCCTGCAGACGTATTGGCGAAAAAAGATTGGGCATTTATTACCAATAAATGTGCTGAAGCATTAGCGATTGCGGCAAAGCTTCGCTAA
- a CDS encoding magnesium-dependent phosphatase-1, producing MKLFVFDLDFTIWNAGGTWCDSTHPPFAWKEGKLKDQENRWIYLYPEVKEILSELKAEGHMIAIASRTNAPTIAKQLLHMFEIDHFFDAREIYPGSKLTHFDRIMKELKVAKNDIVFFDDEYRNVEDIRSIGIESVLVTNGLTKDLVKPYLTRTIARDLPQSEAC from the coding sequence ATGAAACTATTTGTATTTGATTTGGACTTTACAATCTGGAATGCAGGTGGTACCTGGTGCGACAGCACCCATCCACCTTTTGCATGGAAAGAAGGTAAATTAAAGGATCAGGAAAACAGATGGATTTACCTGTATCCGGAGGTAAAAGAAATTTTATCGGAACTGAAAGCAGAAGGTCACATGATTGCGATTGCATCGCGGACCAATGCGCCTACAATTGCCAAACAGTTGTTACACATGTTTGAAATTGATCATTTCTTTGATGCCCGTGAAATCTATCCTGGTTCGAAATTGACTCATTTTGACCGTATCATGAAAGAATTGAAAGTAGCAAAGAATGATATTGTATTCTTTGATGATGAGTACCGGAATGTCGAAGATATTCGCTCTATTGGTATTGAATCGGTTTTAGTGACGAACGGTTTGACCAAAGACCTGGTAAAACCTTACCTGACCAGAACCATTGCGCGGGACTTGCCGCAAAGTGAAGCGTGCTAG
- a CDS encoding GntR family transcriptional regulator, which translates to MKNIQIDDSLGVPKYRQIINSIYQAISTGELKVGDKIPSLNQICSEFELSRDTVMVAFNELKAKGIISSIPGKGYYVNSVDVNVNERIFVLFDELNAFKEDLYTAFLNALDDKTTVDIYFHHFNFQVFKDLISASVGRYTSYVIMPATFDFTADTLAALPEDKVYILDRLKDDLAKYPVVYQDFEQDIYKALSDSEEMLRKYEKLIMIFPGGKEPEGRMLGFQKFCEQRSIPFEILRSLLNRTIKKGEAYFVPSDRNLVKLVKLAAEQELELGSDLGIVSFNDTMLKEVVAGGITTISTDFAQMGQTLAQMITDKSQQQISNPASLIRRKSL; encoded by the coding sequence GTGAAAAACATCCAGATCGACGATTCTCTTGGTGTTCCCAAATACCGTCAAATTATAAATTCCATCTACCAGGCTATTTCTACCGGCGAACTGAAAGTCGGCGACAAAATTCCTTCACTTAACCAGATTTGTTCCGAATTTGAATTGTCGCGCGACACCGTGATGGTTGCATTCAACGAACTGAAAGCGAAAGGAATCATCAGTTCAATTCCCGGAAAAGGATACTACGTAAATAGTGTTGATGTGAATGTGAACGAACGCATATTCGTTCTGTTTGACGAGCTGAATGCGTTTAAGGAAGACCTGTACACCGCATTCTTGAACGCGTTGGATGATAAAACAACAGTTGATATTTACTTTCACCATTTCAATTTCCAGGTTTTTAAAGATTTGATTTCGGCCAGCGTAGGGCGATACACTTCGTACGTGATTATGCCGGCGACCTTCGATTTTACAGCTGATACACTGGCTGCCTTGCCGGAAGATAAGGTTTATATTCTCGACCGTTTGAAAGACGATTTGGCGAAATACCCGGTCGTGTACCAGGATTTTGAGCAGGATATTTACAAGGCACTTTCCGATAGTGAAGAGATGCTTCGGAAATACGAAAAATTGATCATGATTTTCCCGGGAGGGAAGGAGCCGGAAGGGCGCATGCTCGGTTTTCAGAAATTCTGTGAACAGCGTTCTATTCCCTTTGAGATTTTGAGAAGCTTGCTCAACCGAACTATTAAAAAGGGTGAAGCGTATTTCGTTCCTTCGGACCGAAACCTTGTGAAATTGGTAAAACTGGCCGCAGAACAAGAATTGGAACTGGGCAGTGACCTCGGCATTGTTTCGTTTAACGATACCATGTTGAAGGAAGTGGTTGCTGGTGGAATTACGACAATTTCAACCGATTTTGCACAGATGGGGCAGACGTTGGCACAAATGATTACCGACAAAAGTCAGCAACAGATTTCCAACCCCGCATCTTTGATTCGAAGGAAGTCGCTCTAA
- a CDS encoding aldose epimerase family protein: MKITSKAFGKTKDGQDVTLFTLENDNQVTINISNYGGLITSIYAPDKDGNIANIVCGFDKLDDYLSEAYLGSYPYFGCIIGRFGNRIANGKYTVEGVEYTGAINNGPNHLHGGLIGFDRKVWDAEIVEIPGKIGVKISYLSADGEEGYPGNLKVSCTYTLDNENKLELAYEAETDKTTIVNLTNHSYFNLTAGKENVLNHSLELAAPKYTEAVEMIPTGNIVSVEGTVFDFIKTKKLGKDIAGLADGYDLNYVLDNDEGKLVYAGCLSEDASGRTVKVYTTQPGIQLYTGYWIPELTIDGVKKFGSYSGVALETQHYPDSPNHANFPTTELKPGEKLTENTIYQFGTL, encoded by the coding sequence ATGAAAATAACCAGTAAAGCATTCGGAAAAACCAAAGACGGCCAGGATGTTACTCTCTTCACCCTGGAAAATGACAATCAAGTAACAATCAATATCAGCAATTACGGCGGCTTAATTACGTCGATTTACGCGCCGGACAAGGATGGTAACATCGCCAACATTGTCTGCGGATTCGACAAATTAGACGACTACCTGAGTGAAGCCTACCTGGGCAGCTATCCTTATTTCGGCTGTATCATCGGACGCTTCGGCAACCGTATCGCTAATGGGAAATACACAGTTGAGGGTGTTGAGTACACCGGCGCGATTAACAACGGCCCCAACCACCTGCACGGAGGTTTGATTGGCTTCGACCGCAAAGTATGGGATGCCGAAATCGTGGAAATTCCGGGAAAAATTGGTGTAAAAATAAGCTACTTAAGTGCCGACGGCGAAGAAGGCTATCCGGGTAATCTGAAAGTGAGCTGCACCTACACGCTCGACAACGAAAACAAACTGGAATTGGCTTACGAAGCTGAAACAGACAAAACAACGATCGTCAATTTGACCAACCACAGCTATTTCAACCTGACAGCAGGTAAAGAGAATGTGCTGAATCACAGTTTGGAATTGGCAGCGCCGAAATATACAGAGGCCGTTGAAATGATTCCTACCGGAAATATTGTTTCGGTTGAAGGAACGGTTTTCGATTTCATCAAAACCAAAAAACTGGGTAAAGACATTGCCGGTTTGGCTGATGGCTACGACCTGAACTACGTTTTGGATAACGATGAAGGCAAGCTGGTTTATGCAGGTTGTTTATCGGAAGACGCATCGGGCCGCACCGTAAAAGTATACACCACCCAACCTGGTATTCAATTGTACACTGGTTACTGGATTCCGGAGTTGACTATCGATGGCGTGAAGAAATTCGGCAGCTACTCGGGTGTCGCGCTGGAAACGCAACACTATCCGGATTCTCCAAATCATGCCAATTTCCCAACGACAGAGTTAAAACCGGGTGAGAAATTAACCGAAAATACAATTTACCAGTTCGGAACTTTATAA
- a CDS encoding tagaturonate epimerase family protein, with product MKIGKYSFGVGDRFSHQGEAQLRALMKANAQGIEVTPVWNKSNREHNTIHSEPIETRQEADAAVKALGWTGQYCVDADHINLTNVDRFIDVAEFFTLDVAMYIGNPSPDEEVAAFIKSCKALGDKVVVDGIAEPIVITEDLLKEVAGKFLAAVKEAGKIYSHIESVKGKDNFITEVSMDEVESPQTPVDMFFILKMIADQGIPAQTFAPKFTGRFNKGVDYVGDTVQFAKEFEDDLMVIDYAVKHFGLPDSLKLSVHSGSDKFTIYPIMAEILKKHDKGLHIKTAGTTWLEEVIGLAIAGDDALVVAKEVYAKALGRKEELCAPYADVIDIDDSKLPTVEEVSGWSGEKFANTLRHIPGHPDYNPNFRQLIHVGYKVAAELGETYIGLLEKYADVVGGCVEENIYDRHLKRLFNL from the coding sequence ATGAAAATAGGAAAGTACAGTTTCGGGGTTGGAGATCGCTTTAGTCATCAAGGTGAAGCTCAGCTTAGAGCTCTTATGAAAGCCAATGCGCAAGGCATTGAAGTTACTCCGGTTTGGAATAAATCGAACCGTGAGCACAACACGATCCACTCGGAACCTATTGAAACCCGTCAGGAGGCAGATGCTGCTGTAAAGGCGCTTGGATGGACCGGACAATATTGCGTGGACGCCGATCACATCAACCTGACAAACGTTGACCGTTTTATTGATGTTGCTGAATTTTTCACGTTGGACGTTGCCATGTATATTGGTAACCCATCGCCGGATGAAGAGGTAGCTGCTTTTATTAAGTCATGTAAAGCATTAGGAGACAAAGTCGTTGTTGACGGCATTGCTGAACCGATTGTGATTACCGAAGACTTATTGAAAGAGGTTGCCGGAAAATTCCTTGCAGCTGTTAAAGAAGCCGGTAAAATTTATAGTCATATCGAGTCCGTTAAGGGGAAAGATAATTTTATTACAGAAGTATCCATGGACGAGGTTGAATCTCCTCAAACACCGGTGGATATGTTCTTTATTTTGAAGATGATCGCTGATCAGGGTATTCCTGCTCAAACATTTGCGCCAAAATTCACAGGTCGATTTAATAAAGGTGTTGACTACGTGGGCGACACAGTTCAGTTTGCCAAAGAGTTTGAAGATGACTTGATGGTAATTGATTACGCCGTGAAACACTTCGGGTTGCCGGATAGCTTGAAATTGAGTGTGCACTCGGGTAGCGACAAGTTCACGATTTACCCGATTATGGCCGAAATTCTGAAAAAGCACGACAAAGGCCTTCACATTAAAACTGCGGGTACAACCTGGTTGGAAGAGGTTATTGGTTTGGCAATTGCCGGAGATGATGCGCTGGTTGTGGCTAAAGAAGTGTACGCGAAAGCACTGGGACGTAAAGAAGAACTTTGTGCTCCTTACGCTGATGTAATTGATATTGACGACAGCAAACTGCCAACGGTAGAGGAAGTATCCGGTTGGAGCGGAGAAAAATTTGCCAACACGCTGCGTCACATCCCGGGACATCCGGATTACAACCCGAATTTCCGTCAGTTGATTCATGTTGGCTATAAAGTAGCTGCTGAATTGGGCGAAACTTATATTGGCTTGCTTGAGAAATATGCTGATGTGGTTGGGGGCTGTGTTGAGGAAAACATTTATGACCGTCACCTAAAACGGTTATTCAATTTATAA